A genomic segment from Gemmatimonas aurantiaca encodes:
- a CDS encoding GNAT family protein has protein sequence MSEPSAVPINAGPFDPQPVTLIGRHVRLEPLGAVHADGLLAAGAYPELWTVTVQPPLDSAAAVARYLDEATRSTASGQEVPFAIIDQNTNELVGSTRWMDIVRAHRRVEIGSTWLTPRVQRTLVNTEAKFLQLTHLFETLGAVRVQFKTDLRNTQSQRALEKLGAIREGVLRRHMIVRDGFVRDSVYYGITDLDWPGVKRRLHERLMAEGAEAASGRG, from the coding sequence TTGTCTGAGCCATCGGCGGTGCCGATCAACGCCGGCCCGTTCGATCCGCAGCCCGTCACGCTGATCGGACGCCATGTGCGTCTCGAACCGCTGGGCGCAGTGCACGCGGACGGGTTGCTGGCTGCCGGCGCATACCCGGAGCTATGGACCGTGACGGTGCAGCCGCCTCTCGATTCGGCCGCCGCCGTGGCCCGTTATCTCGACGAGGCAACGCGGAGCACCGCCAGCGGTCAGGAGGTGCCCTTTGCGATCATCGACCAGAACACCAACGAGCTGGTCGGCAGTACACGCTGGATGGACATCGTCCGTGCCCATCGCCGGGTGGAGATCGGCAGCACCTGGCTGACGCCGCGTGTGCAACGCACCCTGGTCAACACCGAAGCGAAGTTTCTGCAACTGACGCATCTGTTCGAAACGCTGGGTGCGGTCCGGGTGCAGTTCAAGACCGACTTGCGCAACACGCAGTCGCAGCGCGCCCTCGAAAAGCTCGGCGCCATTCGCGAGGGCGTGCTGCGTCGCCATATGATCGTACGGGATGGCTTCGTGCGGGACTCGGTGTACTACGGCATCACGGATCTCGACTGGCCGGGCGTGAAGCGACGCCTGCACGAACGACTCATGGCCGAAGGTGCGGAGGCAGCGTCAGGCCGAGGTTGA
- the glnA gene encoding type I glutamate--ammonia ligase, with the protein MPTPSRSLLPGNLDGATAADILELAEAHQVRFLRLQFTDILGVIKNVEIPSSQFRKAMKGDILFDGSSIAGFVRVEESDMLLAPDPATFQIFPWGDPAARVGRLICDITMPDGTPFAGDPRGVLKRQLALAAEQGFVMNAGMEAEFFLFKPTDDGRPATNTHDVGGYFDLAPMDMGEDARRAIMDALEQMGFEVEAAHHEVAHGQHEIDFRYADALRTADNTATFRFVVKQVARQFGLIASFMPKPVYGQNGSGMHAHQSLFKGGQNAFWDPSREWGLSLTALHYIGGLLRHARAMCAVTNPLVNSYKRLVPGFEAPVNVAWSMRNRSPMIRVPDRRGAGTRLELRTPDPSANPYLALTVMLAAGLDGLRTEADWREPINTNIWEMSHRERRRLRVDDLPQSLHEACEELEKDEVICNALGDHITQQYLAAKRAEWNEYNQQVTAWEQARYLARY; encoded by the coding sequence ATGCCCACGCCAAGTCGTTCACTGCTTCCCGGCAATCTCGACGGCGCCACCGCGGCCGACATCCTCGAGCTCGCGGAGGCGCATCAGGTGCGTTTCCTGCGCCTGCAGTTCACGGACATCCTCGGCGTCATCAAGAACGTGGAGATCCCGAGCTCGCAGTTCCGCAAGGCGATGAAGGGGGACATCCTGTTCGACGGCTCCAGCATTGCCGGCTTCGTGCGGGTGGAGGAGTCGGACATGCTGCTGGCGCCGGATCCGGCCACGTTCCAGATCTTCCCCTGGGGCGATCCGGCGGCGCGGGTGGGACGGCTCATCTGCGACATCACGATGCCCGACGGGACGCCGTTCGCGGGCGATCCACGCGGTGTGCTGAAGCGGCAGCTCGCGCTGGCGGCCGAGCAGGGGTTCGTGATGAATGCGGGGATGGAAGCGGAGTTTTTCCTCTTCAAGCCCACGGACGACGGCCGGCCGGCCACGAATACCCACGATGTGGGCGGCTATTTCGACCTCGCTCCGATGGACATGGGGGAGGACGCGCGCCGCGCGATCATGGACGCACTCGAGCAGATGGGGTTCGAGGTGGAAGCGGCGCACCATGAGGTGGCGCATGGGCAGCACGAGATCGACTTCCGGTACGCCGATGCGCTCCGCACGGCCGACAACACGGCGACCTTCCGGTTCGTGGTGAAGCAGGTGGCCCGACAGTTCGGGTTGATCGCGTCGTTCATGCCCAAGCCGGTGTACGGGCAGAACGGGAGCGGCATGCATGCGCATCAGAGTCTGTTCAAGGGCGGGCAGAATGCGTTCTGGGATCCGTCGCGCGAATGGGGACTGAGCCTCACGGCGCTGCACTATATCGGGGGGCTGTTGCGGCACGCGCGGGCGATGTGTGCGGTGACCAATCCGCTCGTCAACAGCTACAAGCGTCTGGTGCCGGGCTTCGAAGCGCCGGTGAACGTCGCGTGGAGCATGCGCAACCGTTCGCCGATGATCCGCGTGCCAGACAGGCGCGGTGCGGGCACGCGTCTCGAGCTCCGCACGCCCGATCCGAGCGCCAATCCCTACCTCGCGCTCACGGTGATGCTGGCCGCCGGCCTGGACGGTCTGCGCACCGAGGCCGACTGGCGGGAGCCGATCAATACGAACATCTGGGAGATGTCGCATCGTGAGCGTCGTCGTCTGCGCGTGGACGACCTGCCGCAATCGCTGCACGAGGCCTGCGAGGAGCTGGAGAAAGACGAGGTCATCTGCAACGCGCTGGGTGACCACATCACGCAGCAATATCTCGCGGCCAAGCGTGCCGAGTGGAACGAATACAACCAGCAGGTGACGGCCTGGGAGCAGGCGCGATATCTCGCGCGCTACTAG
- a CDS encoding zinc-ribbon domain-containing protein, with protein MTASKTPANSGGGFCAACGAALSPGAHFCHRCGTPFGQGAAPAPQTAPAGSAASILPWGVAFVALLALVAMFAGRNFGAAKGSGVDGSANSLPTQAMDGPAAGGQGGPAPNIGDLSPSERANRLYQRIMTYVQEGKVDSVAFFAPMAMASHEMLEGPTADERYHFGRIAEVTNNSAVVRAQADTILKQDPTDLLGLLLAARGARMERDTKGATAFDRRLLDALQAQLATGRPDYELHRGEIDRAVEDARGGK; from the coding sequence ATGACTGCTTCCAAGACTCCGGCAAATTCCGGCGGCGGATTCTGCGCTGCCTGTGGTGCGGCCCTCTCGCCCGGCGCGCACTTCTGTCACCGTTGCGGCACCCCCTTCGGGCAGGGTGCGGCACCAGCTCCGCAAACCGCCCCCGCGGGTTCGGCGGCGTCCATCCTGCCCTGGGGCGTGGCCTTCGTGGCGCTGCTGGCGCTGGTGGCCATGTTCGCCGGCCGCAATTTTGGCGCGGCCAAGGGCTCGGGCGTGGACGGTTCCGCCAACTCCCTCCCCACCCAGGCCATGGACGGACCGGCCGCCGGTGGTCAGGGCGGCCCCGCCCCCAACATCGGGGATCTCTCTCCCAGTGAGCGCGCCAATCGGCTGTACCAGCGCATCATGACCTATGTGCAGGAAGGCAAGGTGGATTCCGTCGCCTTCTTCGCGCCCATGGCCATGGCCTCGCATGAGATGCTGGAAGGTCCCACGGCCGACGAGCGGTATCACTTCGGTCGTATCGCGGAGGTCACCAACAACTCGGCCGTCGTCCGCGCGCAGGCCGACACCATCCTCAAGCAGGACCCGACCGACCTGCTCGGCCTGCTGCTGGCCGCCCGCGGCGCCCGCATGGAGCGGGACACCAAGGGGGCCACCGCCTTCGACCGCCGCCTCCTCGATGCCCTGCAGGCACAGTTGGCGACCGGACGACCGGACTATGAGTTGCACCGCGGCGAGATCGACCGCGCCGTCGAGGACGCGCGCGGCGGCAAGTAG
- a CDS encoding MerR family transcriptional regulator, with the protein MPSARAVRFYVANGLLDRPEGAGTAATYGYRHLLQLLAIKIRQREGQTLESIKAEMRETTGDALERRVAASLAPALSLQMDAGTMRAGSAVASWRRVIVAEGVELHVRDDSPAAEDDTLVALRDSLRRSLGQ; encoded by the coding sequence ATGCCCAGCGCACGTGCCGTGCGCTTCTACGTGGCCAACGGTCTGCTCGATCGCCCTGAAGGCGCCGGCACCGCCGCCACGTACGGCTATCGCCATCTGCTGCAGCTGCTCGCCATCAAGATCCGCCAGCGTGAGGGACAGACGCTGGAGTCGATCAAGGCCGAGATGCGTGAAACCACGGGCGATGCGCTCGAACGGCGGGTCGCGGCGTCACTGGCACCTGCATTGTCACTGCAGATGGATGCCGGCACGATGCGCGCCGGCAGTGCCGTTGCCAGCTGGCGACGCGTTATCGTTGCTGAAGGCGTGGAGCTGCATGTGCGCGACGATTCGCCGGCAGCCGAAGACGACACGCTGGTGGCGCTGCGCGACAGTCTGCGCCGATCGCTCGGACAGTAG
- a CDS encoding superoxide dismutase, which produces MLSQKYPFVLPPLGYANTAVEPAVDARTMSVHHDLHHAAYVNNLNAALKTQTTLHDRSLGELLMGLRRWPEGVRTAIRNNGGGHANHALFWKLLSPGGADASIPSGRLAEMITRDFETVEACKAALKEAAMGQFGSGWAWLVKTATSRLAIRALPNQDSPLLEGELPIVGIDVWEHAYYLKYQNRRADYVDALLARINWTVAGDQVV; this is translated from the coding sequence GTGCTGTCGCAGAAATATCCGTTCGTGCTGCCCCCGCTCGGTTACGCGAACACGGCCGTGGAGCCCGCCGTGGATGCGCGCACGATGAGCGTGCATCACGATCTGCATCACGCCGCGTACGTGAACAATCTCAATGCGGCGCTCAAGACGCAGACCACGCTGCACGATCGTTCGCTGGGCGAACTGCTCATGGGGCTCCGGCGCTGGCCGGAAGGTGTGCGCACGGCCATCCGCAACAACGGCGGCGGACATGCGAATCACGCGCTCTTCTGGAAGCTGCTCTCGCCCGGTGGCGCGGATGCGTCGATACCCTCCGGACGTCTCGCGGAGATGATCACACGGGATTTCGAAACCGTGGAGGCCTGCAAGGCCGCGCTCAAGGAGGCCGCGATGGGGCAGTTCGGCAGCGGCTGGGCGTGGCTGGTGAAGACGGCCACGAGTCGCCTCGCCATTCGTGCGTTGCCCAATCAGGATTCCCCGTTGCTCGAGGGCGAACTGCCCATCGTCGGCATCGACGTGTGGGAGCATGCGTACTATCTGAAGTATCAGAACCGCCGGGCCGACTACGTGGACGCACTCCTGGCGCGGATCAACTGGACCGTCGCCGGAGACCAGGTTGTCTGA
- a CDS encoding sigma 54-interacting transcriptional regulator, with protein MISLPSSCFFSAEAHAPDPPPLTPAFDALISLAAQADTPVLLQGEPGAGKRYLARLIHNRSHTNQLAFLEVTCEAVHSGNLWKHLFGTEPMDFNSPQEATVAIGIRGVGTLHLAQIDQLPLDAQAGLLQRLQDAQLGVGGDAGGARRSVRLMASSRTPLADALAAGRMLADLYYRLQAFALTLPPLRARTDEILPLARSILHSISRSTPTSPPHPISPAGPPATASLTTAAEEWLLTYRWPGNVRELRDTLWRAALLAQDAPIDVVHLAGPPASLGGPNGSGTVRTAHARALDAVERDAIRAALASNRGNRTRTARVLGIARSTLLEKIKRYGLT; from the coding sequence ATGATCTCCCTGCCCTCTTCCTGCTTTTTTTCCGCGGAAGCCCATGCGCCCGATCCGCCGCCGCTGACCCCGGCGTTCGATGCGCTGATTTCCCTCGCCGCCCAGGCCGACACGCCGGTCCTGCTCCAAGGCGAGCCCGGCGCGGGCAAACGCTATCTGGCTCGGCTCATCCACAATCGTTCGCATACAAACCAACTGGCATTCCTCGAGGTCACCTGCGAAGCCGTCCATTCGGGAAATCTCTGGAAACATCTGTTCGGTACTGAACCGATGGATTTCAACTCCCCGCAGGAAGCCACTGTCGCCATCGGCATCCGAGGCGTGGGCACACTGCACCTCGCCCAGATCGACCAACTCCCGCTCGACGCGCAGGCAGGGTTGCTGCAGCGCCTGCAAGACGCGCAGCTCGGAGTCGGTGGCGATGCCGGTGGCGCTCGCCGCAGCGTCCGGCTCATGGCGAGCTCACGGACGCCGCTGGCCGATGCCCTGGCCGCGGGGCGCATGCTGGCGGACCTCTATTACCGCCTGCAGGCGTTCGCATTGACCCTACCGCCGCTGCGCGCCCGCACCGATGAGATTCTGCCGTTGGCCCGATCAATCCTGCATTCGATCTCGCGGTCCACGCCCACGTCGCCCCCGCATCCGATTTCGCCTGCAGGCCCACCGGCCACCGCCTCATTGACCACCGCGGCGGAAGAATGGCTGCTCACCTATCGGTGGCCGGGCAATGTTCGTGAACTGCGGGACACCCTCTGGCGCGCCGCTCTCCTCGCGCAGGATGCACCCATCGATGTCGTCCATCTGGCCGGCCCTCCGGCTTCGCTGGGTGGCCCCAACGGTTCGGGAACCGTCCGCACGGCTCATGCGCGGGCGCTGGATGCAGTCGAACGGGATGCGATCCGCGCCGCCTTGGCATCCAATCGTGGCAATCGCACCAGAACCGCCCGTGTTCTGGGCATCGCACGCTCCACCCTGCTCGAAAAAATCAAGCGGTACGGCCTGACCTGA
- a CDS encoding HD domain-containing phosphohydrolase, translating to MDALHTDPLRDPVRAIEVAGAAQVDDSLRRILVVDDESTIRLALSRFLRTRGYDVEMADSGTAALGLLGQQRFSLMLCDLRMPGVSGLEVVPQALAHDPDLAIIMLTAVNDAQSATDALSRGAFDYLTKPVELPDLQAAVERASARRMRALERQAIDRLIREEVAIRTMQLEQEKGALRGLTVSVAETLINAMEAKDLYLRGHSHRVAVLGAAIAAELGLADSVVDLVHTAGRLHDVGKIGIREAILNKPGQLTEEEFSHVRDHVRIGLEILSPLQHLGDALDFIRDHHEHWNGGGYPHGRAGTDISVGGRILTAADAFDALTSKRAYRDPMSARATLDYMRGQVGTHLEPRVCEALCMVVERGEVPDIPRVE from the coding sequence ATGGACGCTCTCCACACCGATCCGCTGCGGGATCCCGTTCGTGCCATCGAGGTGGCCGGCGCCGCCCAGGTGGACGATTCGTTGCGGCGCATCCTCGTCGTCGATGACGAGTCGACCATCCGTCTCGCCCTGAGCCGGTTCCTGCGCACACGCGGGTACGATGTGGAGATGGCCGACTCCGGCACCGCGGCACTCGGGCTGCTCGGCCAGCAGCGGTTCTCGTTGATGCTGTGCGATCTGCGCATGCCGGGTGTGAGCGGTCTCGAAGTGGTGCCACAGGCACTGGCGCACGATCCCGACCTCGCGATCATCATGCTCACCGCCGTCAACGACGCCCAGAGCGCGACCGACGCGCTGTCGCGGGGCGCGTTCGACTACCTCACCAAGCCCGTCGAACTTCCCGATCTGCAGGCCGCCGTGGAGCGCGCCAGTGCCCGCCGCATGCGCGCCCTCGAACGGCAGGCCATCGACCGACTCATTCGCGAAGAGGTGGCCATCCGCACCATGCAGCTCGAACAGGAGAAGGGCGCCCTGCGGGGACTGACCGTCAGCGTGGCCGAAACGCTGATCAACGCGATGGAGGCCAAGGACCTCTATCTCCGCGGGCATTCGCACCGGGTCGCCGTGCTCGGCGCCGCCATCGCCGCCGAGCTGGGGCTCGCCGATTCCGTGGTGGATCTGGTACACACGGCCGGTCGGCTCCACGACGTGGGCAAGATCGGCATCCGCGAAGCCATCCTGAACAAGCCCGGCCAACTCACCGAGGAGGAATTCTCACACGTCCGGGATCATGTGCGGATCGGACTCGAGATCCTCAGCCCGCTCCAGCATCTGGGCGACGCGCTGGACTTCATCCGCGATCATCACGAGCACTGGAACGGCGGCGGGTATCCGCACGGCCGTGCAGGGACCGACATCTCCGTGGGCGGGCGCATCCTCACGGCCGCCGATGCCTTCGATGCGCTGACCTCCAAACGCGCCTATCGCGACCCGATGTCGGCCCGGGCCACGCTCGACTACATGCGGGGGCAGGTCGGTACCCATCTGGAACCCCGCGTGTGTGAGGCGCTGTGCATGGTGGTCGAGCGAGGTGAGGTGCCCGACATCCCGCGCGTCGAATAG
- the serA gene encoding phosphoglycerate dehydrogenase, with product MFRVLVTDDVDQEGVDLLTAEPALQVDELPTLPKDELLRRIGDYDAIVGRSATRISAELLQAGAKLKVVGRAGVGVDNIALDVATSLGIAIINAPAGNTVAVAELFFGTVIGLLRQLPTAAAAMHDGRWDRSRFMGRELKGKTLGIVGLGRIGSEVATRAHAFGMTVIAYDPYIADERFAALRVRRAPTLDALLGETNILTLHVPLTDETRGMIGKRELSRLPARSVVVNLARGGVIEEAALQAALETDQLRGAVLDVFSVEPLASDSPLRALPNLVLTPHLGANTVEAQRNVSRDVCVAVRDALLRNDLSRSINVSGATGEWSELQSAMLLARRAAAVARAVLADQGMRAVRRVALRVSPDLAHGTGAMLAAAAAGVLEGVIETDRLNLINARSLAETRGLELSVAETTELGTGRALEVSLSGGMQQLAVAGVAPEGGTPRLTRIGSFHVDVNPRQTLLVLTNHDVPGVIGRVGTLLGERGVNIAEYHQARLAQGGDALAAVSVDGTVSEETRKALLELSDVRSASIVHFRDE from the coding sequence ATGTTCCGCGTCCTCGTCACCGACGATGTCGACCAAGAAGGCGTAGACCTCCTCACCGCGGAACCCGCGTTGCAGGTGGACGAACTGCCCACGCTCCCCAAGGACGAACTGCTGCGCCGCATCGGGGACTACGATGCCATCGTAGGTCGCAGCGCCACACGCATCTCGGCCGAATTGCTGCAGGCCGGCGCGAAACTCAAAGTGGTCGGACGGGCCGGTGTCGGCGTCGACAACATCGCGCTCGACGTGGCCACGTCGCTGGGCATCGCGATCATCAATGCGCCGGCCGGCAACACGGTGGCGGTCGCCGAACTGTTCTTCGGCACGGTGATCGGTTTGCTGCGACAGTTGCCCACGGCCGCAGCCGCCATGCACGACGGGCGATGGGATCGCTCCAGATTCATGGGCCGCGAACTCAAGGGCAAAACCCTCGGCATCGTGGGGCTCGGCCGCATCGGCAGTGAAGTGGCCACGCGTGCGCACGCCTTCGGCATGACGGTGATCGCCTACGATCCCTACATCGCCGACGAGCGGTTTGCCGCGCTGCGTGTACGCCGCGCACCCACGCTCGACGCACTGCTCGGCGAAACGAACATCCTCACGCTGCATGTGCCGCTCACCGACGAAACGCGCGGCATGATCGGCAAGCGCGAACTCTCGCGACTGCCGGCCCGCTCGGTGGTGGTGAACCTGGCGCGGGGTGGCGTGATCGAAGAAGCCGCCCTGCAAGCAGCGCTCGAAACCGATCAGCTCCGCGGCGCCGTGCTCGATGTGTTCAGCGTCGAACCGCTCGCGTCCGACAGCCCGCTTCGCGCGCTTCCCAATCTGGTGCTCACGCCGCATCTCGGCGCGAACACCGTCGAAGCGCAGCGCAATGTCTCTCGCGATGTCTGCGTGGCCGTGCGCGATGCGCTGTTGCGCAACGATCTCTCGCGCTCCATCAACGTGTCGGGAGCCACCGGTGAGTGGAGCGAACTGCAGAGTGCCATGCTGCTTGCGCGGCGCGCGGCGGCAGTCGCCCGCGCGGTGCTCGCCGATCAGGGTATGCGGGCGGTGCGTCGCGTCGCGTTGCGCGTGAGCCCCGATCTCGCGCACGGCACGGGCGCCATGCTCGCCGCGGCCGCCGCTGGTGTCCTCGAAGGTGTGATCGAAACCGACCGTCTCAATCTCATCAACGCGCGGTCGCTCGCCGAAACGCGTGGCCTCGAACTGTCGGTTGCCGAAACGACGGAACTTGGCACCGGCCGTGCGCTCGAAGTCTCGCTGTCGGGGGGCATGCAGCAGCTTGCCGTGGCTGGCGTCGCGCCAGAAGGCGGCACCCCGCGGCTCACACGCATCGGATCGTTCCATGTGGACGTGAATCCGCGCCAGACACTGCTCGTGCTCACCAACCACGACGTGCCCGGTGTCATCGGTCGGGTGGGGACGCTGCTGGGCGAACGCGGCGTGAACATCGCCGAATATCATCAGGCCCGTCTGGCGCAGGGCGGTGACGCGCTGGCGGCCGTGTCGGTGGACGGCACGGTGAGTGAAGAAACACGCAAGGCGCTGCTCGAGCTGTCCGACGTTCGTTCGGCCAGCATCGTGCACTTCCGCGACGAATGA
- a CDS encoding ATP-binding protein: MSSRSAHLSASLARVAGALANATTRESLYATLAHVLETELRADGFGLYSVDLELGRARFEHQWGVIVPSPARISRDFWDSFLGESVRAHRPLFIEDVVEYANAGRPVAQHVLDGQVRAAALLPLVVEGRVQGMLTVRYLSPHRFDEPTRDLLAGLATQYALAQRNADARDELEQRAQRLTALARAQQRLTQLSREDTLPNGIAEAVQLVVPAARCDVFIKRLNALERVVCLEQGQMASADFAPLADLALVEATARSGVARLVSHLQEDAGDIGAGWTELCAPVRDGSRTAGVIRLLAPPHQAFDNHDFELISILARHAGTAVETARLFTLQDLQRQRAEGAAEVARVALHARQLDEGATELLHVLDRFVPSIGKAIGVARGRDGMIEYVAASGTLDLLRGHRPASVDGLLSITPHGNAVACTDISPLAPGTLQATLQNEWAFVLPLIARDRTLGVLIVGTPHSAPLSRHHRITLERLSASLALALDALLLDEEERLARDREQLLATALTTINHPIFILDRVGVRYANPAAAREYGWSQNELMEMRFEQLVVDGGAPAAASAVAGFESHGRAAHDLHRRRDGTEFPAAVAASPLTSQDGELLGQVLSVRNVSQERQLEEQMRHTEKMVAVGELVAGVAHEINNPLTGISAFAQILLEDHLTDDHRESISLIKKETDRAKDVIHDLLLFARNTERDVGPVDINDALGQVVRLRAYPLRSGGVDVRLGLDPSGPRVSGDAQKLQQVLLNIIGNAEYAMRDRPERVLTLNTRRQGDQVVITAADTGKGIPIEVQRRIFEPFFTTKPSGVGTGLGLSVSYGIIRAHGGTIAVESEPDVGTTITIVLPALPV; this comes from the coding sequence ATGTCCTCCCGGTCCGCGCATCTGAGTGCCTCGCTCGCCCGCGTCGCCGGCGCCCTCGCCAACGCCACCACCCGCGAGTCGCTGTATGCCACGCTGGCCCATGTGCTCGAAACGGAGCTGCGGGCGGATGGGTTTGGCCTCTACAGCGTGGACCTCGAACTCGGGCGGGCCCGCTTCGAGCATCAATGGGGTGTGATCGTCCCGTCGCCGGCCCGGATCAGCCGGGATTTCTGGGACAGTTTTCTTGGCGAGTCCGTGCGGGCCCATCGGCCGCTCTTCATCGAGGACGTGGTGGAGTACGCCAACGCCGGGCGCCCCGTGGCCCAGCATGTCCTGGATGGACAGGTGCGCGCCGCCGCGTTGCTGCCGCTGGTGGTGGAAGGGCGCGTCCAGGGCATGCTCACGGTGCGCTACCTCTCGCCCCATCGCTTCGACGAACCCACCCGGGATCTCCTCGCGGGACTGGCCACGCAGTACGCCCTTGCGCAGCGTAATGCCGACGCCCGCGACGAACTCGAACAGCGCGCGCAGCGTCTCACCGCGCTCGCGCGCGCGCAGCAGCGACTCACCCAGCTTTCCCGCGAGGATACACTGCCCAATGGCATCGCTGAAGCGGTGCAACTGGTGGTGCCGGCAGCCCGGTGTGATGTCTTCATCAAACGTCTGAACGCGCTCGAACGTGTCGTCTGTCTCGAACAGGGACAGATGGCCAGCGCCGATTTTGCGCCGCTCGCCGATCTCGCGCTGGTGGAGGCCACGGCCCGCTCCGGTGTGGCCCGGCTGGTGTCGCACCTCCAGGAAGACGCGGGCGATATCGGGGCCGGATGGACCGAGCTCTGCGCGCCGGTCCGCGACGGCAGTCGCACGGCGGGTGTGATCCGTCTGCTCGCGCCGCCCCATCAGGCGTTCGACAATCATGACTTCGAGCTGATCTCCATTCTGGCGCGACACGCCGGAACGGCCGTGGAGACCGCGCGTCTCTTCACACTGCAGGACCTGCAGCGGCAACGCGCCGAAGGCGCCGCGGAGGTGGCGCGGGTCGCCTTGCACGCGCGACAGCTCGACGAAGGCGCCACCGAACTCCTGCACGTGCTCGACCGCTTCGTGCCCTCGATCGGCAAGGCCATCGGCGTGGCGCGGGGCCGTGACGGCATGATCGAATATGTCGCCGCCAGCGGCACCCTCGATCTGCTCCGTGGACACCGCCCCGCCAGCGTGGATGGTCTGCTGAGCATCACGCCGCACGGCAATGCGGTGGCCTGCACAGACATCAGTCCGCTCGCACCCGGCACGCTGCAGGCGACGCTCCAGAACGAATGGGCCTTCGTGCTGCCGCTGATCGCCCGCGATCGCACGCTGGGTGTGCTCATCGTGGGCACACCCCACAGCGCGCCGCTCTCCCGGCATCACCGGATCACGCTCGAACGGCTGTCCGCGTCGCTGGCGCTCGCCCTCGATGCCCTCCTGCTCGATGAAGAGGAGCGTCTGGCGCGCGACCGCGAGCAGTTGCTGGCCACCGCGCTCACCACCATCAATCACCCGATCTTCATTCTCGACCGGGTCGGGGTGCGGTACGCCAACCCGGCGGCGGCCCGCGAATACGGGTGGTCGCAGAATGAGCTCATGGAGATGCGGTTCGAACAGCTGGTGGTCGACGGAGGCGCGCCGGCCGCCGCGTCCGCGGTGGCGGGGTTCGAGTCTCACGGACGTGCGGCCCACGACCTCCATCGCCGCCGCGACGGGACCGAGTTCCCCGCTGCGGTCGCGGCCAGTCCGCTCACGTCACAGGACGGGGAGCTGCTGGGGCAGGTGCTGAGCGTGCGCAATGTCAGTCAGGAGCGGCAACTCGAAGAGCAGATGCGGCACACCGAGAAGATGGTGGCGGTCGGGGAACTCGTGGCCGGCGTGGCGCACGAGATCAACAATCCGCTCACCGGCATCTCCGCGTTTGCCCAGATCCTGCTGGAAGACCATCTCACCGACGATCATCGCGAATCCATCTCGCTCATCAAGAAGGAGACCGACCGCGCCAAGGACGTCATCCACGATCTCCTGCTCTTCGCCCGCAACACCGAGCGGGATGTGGGACCGGTGGACATCAACGATGCCCTGGGCCAGGTCGTGCGATTGCGGGCCTATCCGCTGCGCAGTGGGGGCGTGGACGTGCGGCTCGGTCTCGATCCCTCCGGCCCGCGCGTGAGTGGTGATGCGCAGAAGCTGCAACAGGTGCTGCTCAACATCATCGGCAACGCCGAATACGCCATGCGGGACCGCCCGGAACGCGTCCTCACGTTGAACACGCGCCGACAGGGCGATCAGGTCGTCATCACGGCCGCGGACACGGGCAAAGGGATACCGATCGAGGTGCAGCGGCGCATTTTCGAACCGTTCTTCACCACCAAGCCGTCGGGCGTGGGCACGGGCCTCGGCCTGAGTGTCAGCTACGGCATCATTCGTGCGCATGGCGGCACCATCGCGGTGGAATCGGAGCCCGATGTCGGCACGACGATTACCATTGTGTTGCCCGCCCTTCCAGTCTGA